The Anabaena sp. WA102 genome contains a region encoding:
- a CDS encoding NifU family protein: MELTIENVETVLDEMRPYLMSDGGNVKLVELDGPIVKVELQGACGSCPSSTMTLKMGIERRLKEMIPEISEVEQVVG; the protein is encoded by the coding sequence ATGGAACTAACGATAGAAAATGTAGAAACTGTATTAGACGAGATGCGCCCTTATCTCATGTCTGATGGTGGTAACGTAAAACTCGTAGAATTGGATGGACCGATTGTTAAAGTCGAGTTACAGGGTGCTTGTGGTTCTTGTCCCAGTTCCACTATGACTCTGAAAATGGGTATTGAACGCCGTCTTAAGGAAATGATTCCTGAAATCTCTGAAGTAGAACAAGTTGTAGGATAA
- the clpB gene encoding ATP-dependent chaperone ClpB, which produces MQPTNPNQFTEKAWEAIAHTPDVAKQYQQQQLESEHLMKGLLEQEGLASAIFTKAGTSLQKVRDRTEQFIQRQPKVSGASASVYLGRSLDTLLDRAEKYRQEFKDEFISIEHLLLGYAKDDRFGKSLLQEFGLDETKLKNIIKEIRGKQKVTDQNPEGKYQSLEKYGRDLTEAARKGQLDPVIGRDDEIRRTVQILSRRTKNNPVLIGEPGVGKTAIAEGLAQRIVAGDVPQSLKDRKLISLDMGALIAGAKFRGEFEERLKAVLKEVTESGGNIVLFIDEIHTVVGAGASQGAMDAGNLLKPMLARGELRCIGATTLDEYRKYLEKDAALERRFQQVYVDQPNVQDTISILRGLKERYEVHHGVRISDSSLVAAATLSNRYISDRFLPDKAIDLVDEAAARLKMEITSKPEELDEIDRKILQLEMEKLSLQKESDLASRERLERLEKELADLKEEQRTLSTQWQSEKGIITKIQSIKEEIDRVNLEIQQTERNYDLNRAAELKYGKLTDLHRQLQAVETELSQTQKTGKSLLREEVTEADIAEIISKWTGIPLNKLVESEKEKLLHLEDELHHRVIGQHEAVTAVADAIQRSRAGLSDPNRPIASFIFLGPTGVGKTELAKALAAYMFDTEEALVRIDMSEYMDKHNVSRLIGAPPGYVGYEEGGQLTEAIRRRPYAVILFDEIEKAHPDVFNIFLQILDDGRVTDAQGRTVDFKNSIIIMTSNIGSQYILDISGDDSRYDEMRNRVMEAMRNSFRPEFLNRLDELIIFHSLQKSELRNIVQLQVDRLRQRLTDRKMALKLSSAALDFLAEVGYDPVFGARPLKRAIQRELETQIAKAILRGDFSDGDTIFVDVQNERLAFNRLPAEVFTG; this is translated from the coding sequence ATGCAGCCGACTAACCCCAATCAATTTACAGAGAAAGCCTGGGAAGCGATCGCTCATACCCCCGATGTCGCTAAACAATATCAGCAACAGCAGCTAGAAAGTGAACACCTGATGAAAGGGTTGCTGGAACAGGAAGGACTGGCCAGCGCGATTTTCACCAAAGCTGGGACAAGTTTGCAAAAAGTTCGAGATCGCACAGAGCAATTTATCCAACGTCAACCCAAGGTATCCGGCGCTAGTGCTTCTGTTTATTTAGGACGCAGCTTAGATACATTATTAGATCGGGCAGAAAAATATCGTCAAGAATTTAAAGACGAATTTATTTCTATTGAACATTTACTGTTAGGTTACGCCAAAGATGATCGGTTTGGCAAAAGTTTACTGCAAGAATTCGGTTTAGATGAAACCAAACTCAAAAATATTATTAAAGAAATTCGGGGGAAACAAAAAGTGACTGACCAAAATCCAGAAGGTAAATATCAATCACTGGAAAAGTACGGACGTGATCTCACAGAAGCCGCCCGCAAAGGTCAGCTAGACCCCGTAATCGGTCGTGATGATGAAATTAGACGCACAGTACAAATTCTCTCCCGCAGAACCAAAAATAACCCGGTTTTAATTGGTGAACCTGGTGTAGGGAAAACGGCAATTGCGGAAGGTTTGGCACAGCGCATTGTAGCGGGTGATGTTCCCCAATCTCTCAAAGATCGTAAACTCATCAGTTTAGATATGGGGGCTTTAATTGCGGGAGCAAAATTCCGAGGTGAATTTGAAGAACGTCTCAAAGCCGTATTAAAAGAAGTCACCGAATCCGGTGGGAATATTGTCTTATTTATTGATGAAATTCATACCGTTGTCGGTGCAGGTGCAAGTCAAGGGGCTATGGATGCCGGAAATTTATTAAAACCGATGTTAGCACGGGGTGAATTACGCTGCATTGGAGCGACAACTTTAGATGAATACCGCAAATATTTGGAAAAAGATGCCGCTTTAGAAAGACGCTTCCAACAAGTTTATGTAGATCAGCCCAATGTTCAAGATACAATTTCCATTTTACGCGGTTTGAAAGAACGTTATGAAGTCCATCATGGGGTGAGAATTTCTGATAGTTCCCTCGTCGCTGCGGCCACTCTCTCTAATCGTTATATTAGCGATCGCTTTCTGCCCGATAAAGCCATTGATTTAGTAGACGAAGCCGCTGCTAGACTGAAGATGGAGATTACCTCCAAACCCGAAGAACTAGACGAAATAGACAGAAAAATCCTGCAATTGGAAATGGAAAAACTTTCCTTACAAAAAGAAAGTGATCTCGCTTCCCGTGAACGTTTAGAAAGATTAGAAAAAGAACTCGCTGACCTTAAAGAAGAACAAAGAACTCTCAGCACACAATGGCAATCTGAAAAAGGAATTATCACCAAAATTCAATCAATTAAAGAAGAAATTGACCGAGTTAATCTAGAAATTCAACAAACAGAAAGAAACTACGATCTTAACCGGGCTGCGGAATTAAAATATGGCAAATTAACAGACTTACATCGCCAATTACAAGCCGTAGAAACTGAACTTTCCCAAACTCAAAAAACCGGAAAATCACTATTACGCGAAGAAGTTACAGAAGCCGATATTGCCGAAATTATTTCTAAATGGACAGGCATTCCCCTGAATAAATTAGTCGAATCAGAAAAAGAAAAACTCCTGCATTTAGAAGATGAATTACATCACCGGGTTATCGGTCAACATGAAGCCGTTACCGCTGTCGCAGATGCCATTCAACGTTCTCGCGCTGGACTTTCTGACCCAAACCGTCCCATAGCCAGTTTTATCTTCCTTGGTCCAACTGGTGTCGGTAAAACCGAACTAGCGAAAGCCTTAGCTGCTTATATGTTTGACACTGAGGAGGCTTTGGTGCGGATTGATATGTCCGAATATATGGATAAGCACAACGTTTCCCGACTAATCGGTGCGCCTCCCGGATATGTAGGTTATGAAGAAGGAGGACAATTAACCGAAGCCATTCGTCGTCGTCCCTACGCGGTAATTTTATTCGACGAAATCGAAAAAGCCCACCCCGACGTATTTAATATTTTCCTGCAAATTCTCGATGATGGTCGGGTGACAGATGCCCAAGGTCGCACAGTAGACTTTAAAAATAGTATCATCATCATGACCAGTAACATTGGTTCTCAATATATCCTAGATATATCTGGAGATGATAGCCGTTACGATGAAATGCGTAATCGCGTGATGGAAGCAATGCGAAATAGTTTCCGTCCAGAGTTCTTAAACCGTCTAGATGAATTAATTATTTTCCACAGTTTACAAAAATCCGAATTGCGGAATATTGTTCAATTACAAGTAGATAGACTCAGACAAAGATTAACTGATAGGAAAATGGCTTTGAAATTATCCAGTGCTGCTCTTGACTTTTTGGCAGAAGTAGGGTATGATCCCGTTTTTGGGGCAAGACCATTAAAACGAGCAATTCAAAGAGAATTAGAAACCCAAATAGCCAAAGCCATTTTACGCGGTGATTTTAGCGACGGTGACACGATTTTTGTAGATGTCCAAAATGAGCGTCTTGCCTTTAATCGCCTACCCGCAGAAGTGTTTACAGGTTAG
- a CDS encoding glycoside hydrolase, whose product MSHPLHVAFIWHQHQPLYKSPENGSSLVTSQQYRLPWVRLHGTKDYLDLVLLLEKYPKLHQTVNLVPSLILQIEDYVAGTAFDPYLTASLTPVEKLTREQKEFIVQHFFDANHHTLIDPHPRYAELYYQRQEQGQSWCLANWQLSDYGDLLAWHNLAWIDPLFWHDPEIAAWLAQGRNFSLGDRQRIYSKQRQILSQIIPQHRKMQDSGQLEVTTTPYTHPILPLLADTNSGRVAVPQMTLPKQRFQWVEDIPRHLQKSWDLYIDRFGQDPRGLWPSEQSVSPEILPYIIKQGFKWICSDEAVLGWSLKHFFHRDAAGNVQEPELLYRPYRLQTPAGEVAIVFRDHRLSDLIGFTYSAMPAKKAAADLVGHLQAIAKQQKESNDDQPWLVTIALDGENCWEFYPHDGKDFLETLYESLSNEPHIKLVTVSEFIEKHPPTATIPAAQLHSGSWVDGNFTTWIGDPVKNRAWDYLTAARQVLANHPEATEQNNPAAWEALYAAEGSDWFWWFGEGHSSNQDAIFDQLFREHLYGIYKALNEPIPPYLHTPLEIHQARSDHKPQGFIHPIIDGKGDEQDWDKAGRIEVGGARGTMHNSSTIQRLWYGVDHLNFYVRVDFKTGAVPGKDIPPDLHLFWYYPDRTMVNSSIPLAEVPDSAPLNYLFHHHLEVNLLSQSVQFRAAGDNHLWYPRASRAQVALDSCLEIAVPWADLRVPPDYPLRLILVSSDDGCFSGYVPENGLIPIDVP is encoded by the coding sequence ATGTCTCATCCTTTGCACGTTGCGTTTATCTGGCATCAACATCAACCGTTGTACAAGTCTCCTGAAAATGGTAGTTCTCTAGTGACTAGCCAGCAGTACCGCTTGCCTTGGGTACGTTTACATGGGACTAAGGATTATTTGGATTTAGTATTATTGTTAGAGAAGTATCCTAAACTGCACCAAACGGTGAATTTAGTTCCCTCGTTAATATTGCAAATAGAAGATTATGTTGCAGGTACGGCTTTTGACCCTTATTTAACTGCTAGTTTAACTCCTGTAGAAAAGTTGACTCGTGAACAAAAAGAGTTCATTGTTCAACATTTCTTTGATGCTAACCATCATACTTTGATTGATCCTCATCCTCGTTATGCCGAGTTATATTACCAAAGGCAGGAACAGGGACAAAGTTGGTGTTTAGCAAATTGGCAGTTGTCAGATTATGGTGATTTACTAGCTTGGCATAATTTAGCTTGGATTGATCCTTTATTTTGGCATGATCCAGAAATTGCGGCTTGGTTAGCACAAGGTCGTAATTTTAGTTTAGGCGATCGCCAACGCATTTATTCCAAACAGCGGCAAATTCTCAGTCAGATTATTCCCCAACATCGGAAAATGCAGGACAGTGGACAACTGGAAGTTACCACTACTCCCTATACTCACCCGATTTTACCCTTATTAGCTGATACTAATTCAGGACGGGTGGCTGTGCCGCAGATGACATTACCCAAGCAGCGGTTTCAGTGGGTAGAAGATATCCCCCGGCATTTACAAAAATCCTGGGATTTATATATAGATAGGTTTGGGCAAGATCCTAGAGGTTTATGGCCTTCTGAACAGTCCGTTAGTCCAGAAATTTTACCGTATATTATTAAACAAGGGTTTAAATGGATTTGCTCAGATGAAGCGGTTTTAGGTTGGTCATTAAAACACTTTTTTCATCGAGACGCTGCGGGAAATGTCCAAGAACCAGAATTGCTCTATCGTCCCTATCGTTTGCAAACTCCAGCAGGTGAAGTGGCGATTGTTTTCCGTGATCACAGATTATCAGATTTAATTGGCTTTACATACAGTGCAATGCCGGCAAAGAAAGCAGCAGCGGATTTAGTTGGACATTTGCAAGCGATCGCTAAACAACAAAAAGAAAGTAACGATGATCAACCTTGGTTAGTGACAATTGCCCTAGACGGGGAAAATTGTTGGGAATTTTATCCCCACGACGGGAAAGACTTCTTAGAAACATTGTATGAAAGTTTGAGCAATGAACCCCATATCAAACTTGTCACCGTTTCCGAATTCATTGAAAAACACCCACCTACCGCCACTATTCCCGCTGCACAACTCCATAGTGGTTCTTGGGTAGACGGCAATTTTACCACATGGATAGGAGATCCCGTCAAAAACCGCGCCTGGGACTATCTCACCGCAGCTAGACAAGTCTTAGCAAATCATCCCGAAGCCACAGAACAAAACAACCCAGCCGCCTGGGAAGCCCTATATGCGGCTGAAGGTTCAGACTGGTTTTGGTGGTTTGGAGAGGGACATTCTTCCAATCAAGATGCCATTTTTGACCAATTATTTCGGGAACATCTCTATGGCATTTACAAAGCCTTAAATGAACCCATACCTCCATATCTGCACACCCCCCTAGAAATCCATCAAGCCCGTTCTGACCATAAACCACAAGGCTTTATTCATCCTATCATAGATGGTAAAGGTGATGAACAAGATTGGGACAAAGCTGGGCGCATCGAAGTTGGTGGTGCTAGAGGAACAATGCACAACAGCAGCACTATCCAACGTTTATGGTATGGGGTAGACCATTTGAATTTTTATGTGCGAGTAGATTTTAAAACAGGTGCTGTTCCTGGCAAAGATATACCTCCAGATTTGCACCTATTCTGGTATTATCCAGATAGAACAATGGTGAATAGTTCCATACCTCTAGCCGAAGTACCAGACAGCGCACCTTTGAATTATCTATTTCACCATCATTTAGAAGTTAATTTACTCAGTCAATCGGTGCAGTTTCGAGCAGCAGGAGACAATCATTTATGGTATCCCCGTGCCTCTCGCGCCCAAGTTGCGTTAGATTCTTGTTTAGAAATAGCAGTACCTTGGGCTGATTTGCGAGTCCCTCCAGATTATCCTCTGCGGTTGATTTTGGTGTCTTCTGATGATGGTTGTTTTTCTGGTTATGTTCCAGAAAATGGTCTGATTCCTATTGATGTTCCTTAG
- a CDS encoding S-layer homology domain-containing protein, with product MFSDIETHWTKASVLAAAWQNILKGYPDGTFRPDAPVTRAEFAAIIYTPLSFKQPLSRPAVTFKDVPTHHWAAKAIAQAYQTNYLSGYANLTFQPNQIISRVQALTALVSGLKYGVTIEPIITLKKNYTDFAQIPVYAMGAIAAATEKGIVVNYPDIKLLQPNKNLTRGEIAPFICRILEIPTVPAQYIPGRELFVISPQFDQADDFSEGLARVQKDNKWGYIDKTGKFVIPPKFDEASSFSQGWALVRENIK from the coding sequence ATGTTTTCCGATATTGAAACCCATTGGACAAAAGCATCTGTTCTGGCTGCTGCTTGGCAAAATATCTTAAAAGGATATCCAGACGGGACTTTTCGTCCTGATGCTCCTGTGACTCGCGCAGAATTTGCGGCGATTATTTATACACCATTATCATTCAAACAACCATTATCTCGTCCAGCGGTAACTTTTAAAGATGTTCCCACTCATCATTGGGCAGCTAAGGCGATCGCTCAAGCATATCAAACAAATTACCTCTCTGGATATGCCAATTTGACTTTTCAACCTAATCAAATTATTTCCCGTGTCCAAGCTTTAACAGCTTTAGTTTCCGGGTTAAAATATGGGGTGACAATTGAACCTATTATTACTTTAAAAAAGAATTATACCGACTTTGCCCAAATTCCCGTTTATGCAATGGGAGCGATCGCAGCCGCCACCGAAAAAGGCATAGTTGTTAATTACCCAGACATCAAACTTTTGCAGCCCAATAAAAACCTGACTAGAGGTGAAATAGCTCCTTTTATTTGTCGAATTCTAGAAATTCCCACTGTACCTGCTCAATATATTCCTGGCAGAGAATTATTTGTCATTTCCCCACAATTTGATCAAGCTGATGATTTTTCTGAAGGATTAGCACGAGTTCAAAAAGATAATAAATGGGGCTATATTGACAAAACCGGAAAATTTGTAATTCCTCCCAAATTTGATGAAGCCAGTTCTTTTTCCCAAGGATGGGCGTTAGTTAGAGAAAATATAAAATAG
- the leuC gene encoding 3-isopropylmalate dehydratase large subunit, with amino-acid sequence MSKGTLFDKVWDLHTVGTLPSGLTQLFIGLHLIHEVTSPQAFAMLKERDLKVLFPQRTIATVDHIVPTENQARPFMDSMAEEMIQALEKSCQENGITFYNIGSGNQGIVHVIAPELGLTQPGMTIACGDSHTSSHGAFGAIAFGIGTSQVRDVLASQTLSLSKLKVRKIEVNGNLKPGVYAKDVILHIIRTLGVKGGVGYAYEFAGTTFTQMNMEERMTVCNMAIEGGARCGYVNPDQITYDYLQNRDFAPQGADWEKAIAWWESLSSHADAEYDDIVVFNAEDIPPTVTWGITPGQGIGVDEKVPTAAELLEEDRFIAEEAYRYMDLYPGQPIQGTKIDVCFIGSCTNGRISDLREAAKIAQGRQVAKGIKAFVVPGSERVKKEAEAEGLDKIFQAAGFEWREPGCSMCLAMNPDKLQGRQISASSSNRNFKGRQGSSSGRTLLMSPAMVATAAIKGEIADVRELL; translated from the coding sequence ATGAGCAAGGGTACACTATTTGACAAAGTTTGGGACTTACACACCGTTGGTACATTACCATCAGGATTAACACAACTATTTATTGGACTACATCTTATTCATGAAGTTACCAGTCCCCAAGCCTTTGCAATGCTCAAGGAGCGGGATTTAAAAGTATTATTTCCACAACGGACAATAGCCACAGTTGATCATATCGTTCCCACAGAAAACCAAGCTCGTCCCTTTATGGATAGCATGGCCGAAGAAATGATTCAGGCATTAGAAAAGAGTTGTCAAGAAAATGGCATAACTTTTTACAATATTGGTTCAGGAAATCAAGGAATAGTTCACGTCATTGCCCCTGAATTGGGACTAACACAACCAGGAATGACCATCGCTTGTGGAGATAGCCATACATCAAGTCATGGTGCATTTGGTGCGATCGCCTTTGGTATCGGTACAAGCCAAGTTAGAGACGTTCTCGCCTCTCAAACCCTATCATTATCAAAACTCAAAGTCCGCAAAATCGAAGTTAACGGCAACCTCAAACCCGGAGTTTACGCCAAAGACGTAATATTGCACATCATCCGCACACTAGGCGTAAAAGGTGGCGTAGGCTACGCTTACGAATTTGCTGGTACAACCTTTACCCAGATGAACATGGAAGAACGGATGACCGTTTGTAACATGGCCATAGAAGGTGGGGCGCGATGCGGATACGTCAACCCCGATCAAATCACCTACGATTATCTACAAAATAGAGACTTTGCTCCCCAAGGTGCAGACTGGGAAAAAGCCATTGCTTGGTGGGAATCCCTCAGTAGTCATGCTGATGCAGAATACGATGATATCGTAGTATTTAATGCCGAAGATATTCCCCCCACAGTCACATGGGGAATTACACCCGGTCAGGGAATTGGCGTAGATGAAAAAGTCCCCACAGCCGCAGAACTCCTGGAAGAAGACCGCTTCATCGCCGAAGAAGCATATCGCTACATGGACTTATATCCCGGTCAACCCATCCAAGGCACAAAAATAGATGTCTGCTTCATTGGTAGCTGCACCAACGGACGCATCAGCGACCTGAGAGAAGCCGCCAAAATTGCCCAAGGTCGCCAAGTTGCAAAAGGTATAAAAGCCTTCGTAGTTCCTGGTTCAGAAAGAGTCAAAAAAGAAGCCGAAGCCGAAGGACTAGATAAAATCTTCCAAGCCGCCGGTTTTGAATGGAGAGAACCAGGATGTTCCATGTGTTTAGCCATGAACCCCGACAAACTCCAAGGCAGACAAATCAGCGCCTCCTCCTCCAACCGCAACTTCAAAGGGAGACAAGGATCATCCTCCGGTCGCACCTTATTAATGAGTCCCGCAATGGTAGCCACAGCCGCCATCAAAGGCGAAATCGCCGACGTGCGTGAACTACTGTAG
- a CDS encoding WG repeat-containing protein, with amino-acid sequence MEIRGVWITTTDSKVFDKQENIAEAMKFLAETGFNVVFPVVWNQGFTNYPSEFMKATFGKDREINPRFIDKNTGKHRDPLSEIITEAKKWNIAVIPWFEYGFMSSYQIKKGSIIEKKPEWTAIDSTGKDLVINNFYWLNAFDSEVQDFLLSLFLEVATKYKYDIAGIQGDDHFPAFPIEGGYNLETIALYEQEFKEQPPKPPEKQNPQDPKLQDPEWTRKWKQWVRWRADILSVFLSRVYREIINVNPELIISISPSVYPWGYVNYLQDSQTWIDLGLVDLIHPQIYRDTFENYQSEIDRIKKDQFTQQQLLQLIPGIKIKTGTYRITPEHLVNVLNYNRKVVGIQGEACWFYEGLREDNDALAKVLKSGIYSQPPGIFDAKEIKKYSFTHRRSNNDDYYYINPTSQQIRLKVKFDWVEPLSEGISVIKIGYKSAYIEQIGKFITHLQYDTAAPFIEEMAVVSIKNKYGYINKTGKEIIPLQFDDAVSFSEGVAAVKIASKWGFINAFGEIFISPQFDEVKSFHEDIAAVKVANQWGFINKAGGMIILPEFDDAKSFYAGLGLVKVGNKWGYIDRIGQFIINPQFDEADIFSEELAPVKMAGKWGYINRYGELIIPATFDFAKPFSEGLALVNVGGEFKPNQESGKSSFIAGKWGYIRKP; translated from the coding sequence ATGGAAATTCGCGGCGTTTGGATAACAACCACAGATAGTAAAGTATTTGATAAGCAAGAAAACATTGCTGAGGCAATGAAATTTCTCGCCGAAACTGGATTTAACGTTGTCTTTCCTGTTGTTTGGAATCAGGGATTTACCAACTATCCCAGTGAATTCATGAAAGCGACATTTGGTAAAGATAGAGAAATAAACCCGCGTTTTATAGACAAAAATACTGGTAAACATAGAGATCCTTTAAGCGAAATCATAACAGAAGCTAAAAAATGGAATATTGCAGTTATCCCCTGGTTTGAATATGGCTTTATGAGTTCTTATCAAATCAAAAAGGGATCAATAATCGAGAAAAAACCCGAATGGACAGCTATAGATTCTACTGGTAAAGACCTAGTTATCAATAATTTTTATTGGCTAAATGCTTTTGATAGCGAAGTGCAAGACTTTTTATTAAGTTTATTCCTAGAAGTTGCCACAAAATATAAATATGATATTGCTGGCATTCAAGGAGATGATCATTTTCCGGCTTTTCCAATAGAAGGTGGTTACAATCTAGAAACAATTGCACTTTATGAACAAGAGTTTAAAGAACAACCACCAAAACCCCCAGAAAAACAAAATCCCCAAGATCCAAAATTACAAGATCCAGAATGGACTAGAAAATGGAAACAATGGGTACGGTGGAGGGCTGATATTCTTTCCGTTTTTCTCAGCCGTGTTTATCGAGAAATCATTAACGTTAATCCTGAATTAATTATTTCCATATCTCCCAGCGTGTATCCTTGGGGTTATGTTAACTACCTGCAAGATTCTCAAACTTGGATTGATTTGGGATTAGTTGATTTAATTCATCCCCAAATATATAGAGATACATTTGAAAATTATCAAAGTGAGATAGATAGAATCAAAAAAGATCAATTTACCCAACAACAATTACTGCAATTGATTCCGGGCATTAAAATTAAAACTGGTACATATCGAATTACTCCAGAACATTTAGTTAATGTCCTAAATTACAACCGCAAAGTTGTTGGTATTCAAGGAGAAGCTTGTTGGTTTTATGAAGGGTTGCGAGAAGATAATGATGCTTTAGCCAAAGTTCTCAAATCTGGGATTTATTCGCAACCACCAGGAATATTTGACGCGAAAGAAATCAAAAAGTATAGTTTTACCCATCGGCGTAGCAATAACGATGATTATTATTATATAAATCCCACATCACAGCAAATTCGACTGAAAGTAAAATTCGATTGGGTTGAGCCATTGTCCGAGGGAATATCAGTCATCAAAATAGGTTATAAATCTGCTTACATTGAGCAAATTGGTAAATTTATTACCCATCTTCAGTATGATACTGCTGCACCCTTTATAGAAGAAATGGCTGTAGTCAGCATCAAGAATAAATATGGCTATATTAATAAAACAGGTAAGGAGATTATCCCGCTGCAATTTGATGATGCTGTATCTTTTTCTGAAGGTGTCGCTGCTGTAAAAATAGCTAGTAAATGGGGATTTATTAATGCCTTTGGTGAAATTTTTATTTCTCCTCAATTTGATGAGGTTAAATCATTTCATGAGGATATTGCCGCTGTAAAAGTAGCAAATCAATGGGGATTTATTAATAAAGCAGGTGGCATGATTATTCTCCCTGAATTTGATGATGCTAAAAGTTTTTACGCAGGTTTAGGATTAGTTAAAGTTGGGAATAAATGGGGTTATATAGATAGAATTGGTCAATTTATTATCAATCCCCAATTTGATGAAGCTGATATTTTCTCCGAAGAATTAGCCCCTGTAAAAATGGCAGGAAAATGGGGATATATCAATCGCTATGGTGAGTTGATCATTCCAGCGACTTTTGATTTTGCTAAACCTTTTTCTGAAGGTCTGGCATTAGTTAATGTTGGTGGAGAATTTAAACCAAATCAAGAATCAGGAAAATCATCTTTTATCGCTGGTAAATGGGGATATATTCGCAAACCTTAA
- a CDS encoding DUF3386 domain-containing protein, whose protein sequence is MAIQSTAEILFQTAYEGRYTWDENFPGYAADVQLLQEGEVYTGKIQIDRNLNVEITGVADKQIEAGIDIHLQEIITRCQGSNFQTSSSENEFSLGNAAETVFVKGENTDSQYQIRNQKICQEIRVMGRMSLEINSEQFLDTDSGYIPSAYDVVFRNSQTGDVNSILKFTDTYQKFGNYYILTKQVVAEYEDGKTATPQSITEFVYSNIQLLE, encoded by the coding sequence ATGGCAATTCAGTCAACAGCAGAAATTTTATTTCAAACTGCTTATGAAGGTCGTTACACTTGGGATGAAAACTTTCCTGGTTATGCTGCCGATGTGCAACTGCTACAGGAAGGAGAAGTTTATACAGGTAAAATTCAGATTGACCGTAATTTGAATGTGGAAATTACGGGAGTTGCAGATAAACAAATAGAAGCAGGAATTGATATTCATTTACAGGAAATAATTACTCGCTGTCAAGGAAGCAATTTTCAAACTTCTTCTAGTGAAAATGAGTTTAGTTTGGGTAACGCAGCAGAAACGGTTTTTGTCAAAGGCGAAAATACTGATTCTCAATATCAAATCCGTAACCAAAAAATCTGTCAAGAAATTCGGGTTATGGGTCGGATGTCTTTGGAGATTAATTCTGAGCAATTCCTAGATACAGACTCCGGTTATATCCCTTCTGCTTATGATGTGGTTTTTCGCAATTCGCAAACAGGTGATGTTAATAGCATCCTCAAGTTTACGGACACATATCAAAAATTTGGTAATTACTACATTTTAACGAAGCAGGTGGTGGCAGAATATGAAGATGGGAAAACTGCAACTCCTCAATCAATTACCGAGTTTGTTTATTCCAATATTCAGCTACTGGAATAG
- the petE gene encoding plastocyanin, with protein sequence MKSIAATLRRLSLAVLTVIVIFGSFAVFTPTASAETYTVKLGSDKGMLAFEPKKLTVKAGDTIVWKNNKVPPHNVVFDPKKNPTADAELAKSLSHKKLLMSPGQTETTVIPVDAAPGTYTFYCEPHRGAGMVGQVTVEG encoded by the coding sequence ATGAAATCTATCGCAGCAACTTTGCGACGCTTGAGCCTAGCTGTATTAACAGTTATTGTAATTTTTGGTAGCTTTGCGGTATTCACTCCTACTGCATCTGCGGAAACATATACAGTTAAACTGGGCAGTGATAAAGGTATGTTAGCCTTTGAACCCAAGAAATTGACTGTTAAAGCTGGTGACACAATTGTTTGGAAGAACAACAAAGTTCCCCCCCACAACGTTGTCTTTGATCCTAAGAAGAATCCTACCGCAGATGCTGAGTTAGCAAAGTCTTTGTCCCACAAGAAGTTATTAATGAGTCCTGGACAAACCGAAACCACAGTTATTCCTGTTGATGCTGCTCCTGGTACATACACATTCTACTGCGAACCTCACCGTGGTGCTGGCATGGTTGGTCAAGTCACTGTTGAAGGTTAA